GGAAAGGAGGAGATACCCCTATGGAAATACTAAGCAATCAAAATATTACTCTAAGTCAACTTTTAGCACAAGCCCAAGAAAGAGTTAAAGATGAAGTGCTCAAGTTTTTGAAATACACCCTTGAAGAACTCCTGGAAACCCTGCGGAGTGAAGTAGTGGGAAGAGGGAAGTATGAGCACTGTGCATCCTCAAAACTTTACCGTTATGGGTATCGAACCAGAAAGTTTCTGGAAACTTCCTGGGGAACCATTCTATGGGGTAAAGATTCCTCGGGTGAGAGGTCCTGAAGGTGAAATCCCACTCTTTACCAGGTATGAGTGCAAGTTCTGGAAGCTTGCCGAACAGCTTCTTTTCTCCTTTGCTCGGGGAATGAGTCTCCGCTCCCTGCAGGTATGGTTGGAAGGCTTAGGTCTTGGAACAGGCTGTGCTTCCACTTTGGGAAAGGTGATGGAGGAGAAGGTTCAGGAACTCAGAGTAAGACAGAGAAAACCACTCCATTCCAGAGCATACAGAGCTCTGGTCCTTGATGGTACATGGTTTAAAGAGCGTAAGCAGAAAAAGAAGGAAGTATTACTGGTCGCTCTGGGAGTGAGGCTGGATGGCAGTTTTGAAGTCCTGGACTGGAGTGTTGCTCCTTCTGAGAGTAGTTCCTCCTGGGAGAAACTCCTGAACCGCATCTACCAGAGAGGACTACAGGAAGTGGAGCTGGTAGTGGCTGACGAGGCCTGGGGAATATGGGAAGCTCTGGATACAGTATATCCTGAAGCAAAGAGAGAGGTACGTCTCTGGATCTTGGGAGAAATCTGGAGAGAATGCTTCAGGGGAAAGGTTACCCAAAAAGAAGAAGCCTCAGAAAGAGTTACTGGCAGATTTTTGAAGAGGAGAGTTTCCAGGAAGCACCAAGGAAGCTGGAACTTTTCTGCAACAGGTGGCAGTGAGTGAAGTGTTGCAGGAAAGAAAGGAAAAAGCTCTTTGCCTATTTGAGTCTTCCCTATTCCTGGAAGCAGAGAGTGCGAACTACCAACCTGGGAGAAAACTTCTTCAAACACTTGAGAACTTTTTTGAGGCGTTTTCCTGGACTCAACGATGAAGAGCATATGGACTATGTAATGACTACTTACCTTTTGAGTTTGGAAACGAAAAGAAAAGCAATAACCAGGAGAGATAACCCCTATCAATTCAGATTAATTTTCAACACTGGAAATTGACAGTACCGAGCTGGTGCGTTTTATATCAAAAATTTATATCAAAAATGAAAATTTATACTAAAATTGGGTTATATTGACAGTTTTTCACAGTGGAATGTTACTCTTAAAAGAAGCTGCAAGCATGTTGGTTGATTGTATAGATGGTAAATGTAAAAAGCCCAAAAAGAGGGAGTTAGGAGGAAATAAGATGA
This portion of the Thermatribacter velox genome encodes:
- a CDS encoding transposase, encoding MRGPEGEIPLFTRYECKFWKLAEQLLFSFARGMSLRSLQVWLEGLGLGTGCASTLGKVMEEKVQELRVRQRKPLHSRAYRALVLDGTWFKERKQKKKEVLLVALGVRLDGSFEVLDWSVAPSESSSSWEKLLNRIYQRGLQEVELVVADEAWGIWEALDTVYPEAKREVRLWILGEIWRECFRGKVTQKEEASERVTGRFLKRRVSRKHQGSWNFSATGGSE